In one window of Haemorhous mexicanus isolate bHaeMex1 chromosome 31, bHaeMex1.pri, whole genome shotgun sequence DNA:
- the ADAR gene encoding double-stranded RNA-specific adenosine deaminase isoform X4, whose protein sequence is MSRGTGRGRGSCLTQPRHHYPITNRGPFNHPRTLQETNQETFLHQRFLAEQDAEVSVLQGQGSHKEWRTRGGRTAAPAPAGRGQPSSGRAAGRSFSSQHPRVEALPRYCPPRHHRQESSRRESDAVRLNFQKLSLAGQDYEREILTVFRQLEEGRTCTANELARKLRTQKKEVNRVLYKLLREGKLHKEGETPPLWRVASPGSGRDRSPTDHSASCTDPASFESWGGEWSTFGLGDTEMAETKEKICNYLFSVVETTALNLAKNIGFSRAKDVNAFLSALEKLGDVHKQNATPPRWSLTDRKRERMQMRLKASTIMQMADATPPESGLLSSFVPPCSPEVTAASSAAVKEEESAENGQQPLGQAGQDNVSDTEPDASEDTKPDFSSLSNYDNSENSKWTTDDIPDNLNAISKQPDKSEGIMNSQSSPTYAAQFETAFPCTPVEKLMACQEKNPVSGLTEYSQYTYQHCDFIMLEQNGPSHEPRFKFQVMINGRRFPPAEAGSKKLAKHEAAANAMKILISEVENGRQGGIKCEEPLPSNSSGPELPLQLEPELSSAAAPLSLLPGKHPISILMEYGQKSGNIIEFQLLSQEGPPHDPRFSYCVKMGDQIFPAVVGNSKKGAKQMAAEVAVKILSGESVPHVLPEQPVMKPHSDQSMHNIATPDESKVVKTKGVGELIKYLNVNPVSGLLEYARSNGFAAEFKLIDQSGPPHDPKFVYQAKVGGRWFPAVTAHNKKQGKQEAADAALRVLIGESEKTERMEGMSTTEAARGAIPPKPGTDFLGCVSGNRQLPVSGSTLHDQLAMLSHQRFNSLTARLQHSLLGRKILAAIIMRRGDQGLGVVVSIGTGNRCVKGEELSLKGETVNDCHAEIISRRGFVRFLYSELMKYDPSNPSSAEESIFEQAGGQKLKIKSSVTFHLYVSTAPCGDGALFDKSCSDQANEMGQPQHQPLFENPKQGKLRTKVENGEGTIPVESSDIVPTWDGIQHGERLRTMSCSDKILRWNVLGLQGALLSHFLEPVYLHSLTLGYLYSQGHLTRAICCRMERDGSTLKEKLQAPYHINHPEVGRVSVYDSARQTGKTKESSVNWCLADESEVEILDGTKGKVDGVKLEVSRVSKRKMFSLFQQLCAKNNRKDLQGFSVYSDAKEAATAYQAAKQCFFSTLEELGYGSWIRKPQEEENFSVLDV, encoded by the exons ATGAGCAGAGGCACTGGGCGAGGCAGAGGCTCCTGTCTCACCCAGCCAAGGCATCACTACCCCATCACTAACCGAGGTCCTTTTAACCACCCTCGTACCCTACAAGAAACTAATCAGGAAACCTTTTTACACCAGCGGTTCCTAGCAGAGCAGGACGCTGAAGTCTCTGTGttgcagggacagggatcacACAAGGAGTGGCGCACCAGAGGTGGGCGAACTGCGGCACCggctcctgcaggcagaggtCAGCCCAGCTCCGGCAGGGCTGCCGGCCGTAGCTTCTCCAGCCAGCATCCGCGGGTTGAGGCTCTGCCTCGCTACTGCCCTCCACGGCACCATCgtcaggagagctccaggagagagTCTGACGCTGTGAGGTTGAATTTCCAGAAACTGTCTCTTGCTGGGCAAGACTATGAACGAGAAATTCTGACTGTTTTCAGGCAGCTTGAGGAGGGGAGGACTTGCACGGCTAATGAGCTGGCACGTAAACTTAGAACTCAAAAGAAAGAGGTCAACCGTGTTTTGTATAAACTGCTCAGAGAGGGCAAGTTGCACAAAGAGGGAGAGACACCACCACTGTGGAGGGTTGCCAGCCCTGGTTCAGGGAGAGATAGAAGCCCTACTGACCACAGTGCTAGTTGCACAGATCCAGCAAGTTttgagagctggggaggagagtGGAGCACGTTTGGCTTGGGAGACACAGAGATGGCTGAGACAAAGGAGAAAATCTGCAACTACTTGTTCAGTGTGGTGGAAACAACAGCTCTCAATCTTGCCAAGAACATTGGGTTTTCGAGAGCCAAGGATGTTAATGCATTTCTTAGCGCTCTGGAAAAGCTGGGGGATGTCCACAAGCAGAATGCAACTCCACCACGATGGTCCCTGACAGACAGGAAACGTGAGAGGATGCAGATGAGGCTGAAGGCCAGCACAATAATGCAGATGGCAGATGCCACACCTCCTGAGTCAGGTCTTCTATCTTCTTTTGTCCCTCCATGTTCCCCAGAGGTTACTGCAGCTTCATCAGCAGCagtgaaagaagaagaaagtgcAGAAAATGGGCAGCAGCCTTTGGGGCAGGCTGGTCAGGACAATGTCAGTGACACAGAACCAGATGCATCTGAGGACACTAAGCCTGACTTCTCCAGTTTGAGTAATTATGATAACTCAGAAAACAGCAAGTGGACCACAGATGATATCCCAGATAATCTGAATGCTATCAGCAAGCAGCCTGATAAGTCAGAAGGCATCATGAATTCTCAGTCTTCCCCCACTTATGCTGCCCAGTTCGAAACTGCTTTCCCATGTACACCTGTAGAGAAACTGATGGCTTGTCAGGAGAAGAACCCAGTGAGTGGCCTTACCGAATATTCCCAGTACACATACCAGCACTGTGATTTCATCATGCTGGAGCAAAATGGACCCTCTCATGAGCCACG GTTTAAGTTCCAGGTAATGATCAACGGGCGCCGATTCccaccagcagaagcagggaGCAAAAAATTGGCTAAGCATGAGGCAGCAGCTAATGCCATGAAGATCCTGATTAGTGAAGTGGAGAATGGAAGGCAAGGTGGAATTAAATGTGAGGAGCCATTACCCTCCAACAGCTCAGGACCAGAACTG CCTTTGCAGCTGGAGCCAGAGCTGtcatctgcagcagctcccctcaGCCTGCTTCCTGGGAAGCACCCTATCAGCATATTAATGGAGTATGGTCAAAAATCAGGGAACATAATTGaattccagctgctctctcaggaAGGCCCACCTCATGATCCTAG GTTCAGCTACTGTGTGAAAATGGGTGACCAAATTTTCCCTGCTGTGGTAGGAAACAGCAAGAAGGGAGCAAAGCAAATGGCAGCAGAAGTTGCTGTGAAGATTCTTTCTGGAGAGTCTGTACCCCATGTCTTGCCTGAACAG CCTGTTATGAAGCCACACAGTGACCAGTCCATGCACAATATTGCCACTCCAGATGAATCCAAAGTGGTGAAAACGAAGGGTGTTGGGGAGCTCATCAAATATCTTAACGTCAATCCTGTCAGTGGCCTGCTGGAATATGCCCGTTCCAATGGGTTTGCTGCAGAGTTCAAACTCATTGACCAGTCAGGACCTCCCCATGACCCCAA GTTTGTCTATCAGGCAAAGGTTGGAGGCCGCTGGTTCCCAGCTGTAACTGCACACAACAAAAAGCAGGGCAAGCAGGAGGCAGCTGATGCAGCACTCAGAGTCCTGATTGGGGAATCAGAGAAGACCGAGCGCATGGAAGGGATGAGCACCACTGAG GCAGCCAGAGGAGCAATTCCTCCAAAGCCAGGAACAGATTTCCTTGGCTGTGTCTCTGGAAATAGGCAG CTTCCTGTGAGTGGCAGCACCCTGCACgaccagctggccatgctgagCCACCAGCGCTTCAACTCCCTCACAGCTcgcctccagcacagcctgctgggCCGCAAGATCCTGGCTGCCATCATCATGAGGAGAGGGGATCAGGGCCTGGGTGTGGTGGTCAGCATTGGAACAG GTAATCGCTGTGTGAAAGGAGAAGAGCTAAGCTTGAAGGGGGAGACAGTAAATGACTGTCATGCAGAAATCATTTCTCGAAGAGGCTTTGTGAG gtttctttACAGTGAGCTGATGAAGTATGACCCATCTAATCCTTCCTCTGCAGAAGAGAGCATTTTTGAGCAAGCAGGAGGACAGAAACTCAAAATAAAGAGCAGTGTTACCTTCCACCTCTATGTCAG CACAGCACCATGTGGGGATGGAGCACTCTTTGATAAATCCTGCAGCGATCAGGCAAACGAGATGGGACAGCCCCAACATCAGCCTCTCTTTGAGAACCCCAAGCAAGGCAAGCTGCGGACCAAGGTGGAGAACG GGGAAGGTACCATTCCAGTGGAGTCAAGTGACATTGTGCCCACGTGGGACGGGATCCAGCATGGGGAGCGCTTACGGACCATGTCCTGCAGTGACAAAATCTTACGCTGGAATGTTCTGGGCTTGCAAGGGGCATTGCTGTCACACTTCCTGGAGCCAGTTTATCTCCACTCTCTTACACTCG GTTACTTGTACAGCCAGGGTCACTTGACCCGTGCCATCTGCTGCCGTATGGAGAGGGATGGGAGCACGCTGAAGGAAAAGCTCCAGGCTCCATACCACATCAACCACCCTGAG GTTGGGCGAGTCAGCGTGTACGACTCTGCAAGGCAGACAGGCAAGACGAAAGAGTCATCAGTGAACTGGTGTCTTGCTGACGAGAGTGAAGTTGAAATCTTGGACGGCACCAAAGGGAAAGTAGATGG TGTGAAGCTGGAGGTGTCTCGTGTGTCCAAGAGGAAAATGTTCTCCCtattccagcagctctgtgcaaaGAACAACCGCAAAGACCTGCAGGGCTTCTCTGTGTACTCAGATGCCAaggaggcagccacagcttacCAGGCAGCCAAGCAGTGCTTCTTCAGCACGCTGGAAGAGCTGGGCTATGGCAGCTGGATCCGCAAACcccaagaggaagaaaatttctCTGTCCTTGATGTGTAA